The segment ATGATATAAATTTAAATCCATGTTCTACTAAATTTTTTAGAGCCGGATCGTCTTTTGAGAATAGGTTTATTATCAATGAATTATAAAAATAAGTGAATAAAAAACTTATTATTGCAAATGTGAAACCTATTATCATTGCAAAATTTATCACTCTTTTTATATTGTCATAGTTTTTAGAACCAAAATTATAACTTATGACTGGTTGCATACCCGTTGACATACCTATCATTACAGAAAATACCATGAAGTTTATATACATTATTATTGATATTGCAGCAACACCGAGTTCACCATAGTATTTTAAAGCTATATTGTTAAATAAGAGAGTAGCAATACTTATAGAGAATTGATTTACAAAGTTTGAAGCTCCTATGTAAATACTTTCGATTATGAATTTGAAATTAAATTTAAATTTTGATAATTTTAATATTTTGGGTTTTAAAAAATATAAAAATCCTGCTATAAAAGCAAATAATAGACCTAAAACAGTTCCCCAAGCTGCCCCAGCTATTCCCCAACCATATACGCCTATGAATAAATAATCGAGTATTATATTTATAACTCCACCTATTACACATAAAAATAATGAATATCCTGCATTTCCATCTGTTCTCGTTGCATATTCAAAAAATATTTTTGGAACATATATTGGAAAAAATATTGCATATATCATTATATAAGTTTTACTGTATTCATAGAGTTTTTCATTTACCCCCAA is part of the Oceanotoga teriensis genome and harbors:
- a CDS encoding MATE family efflux transporter, giving the protein MEKIFGQKWTFTKFSKFVFPSILTLIFIALYGMVDGIFISRYVGKEALAGLNMVLPVVSTSLALALMLSAGTNTIIAIKLGEKKEKEARELFTYSIFLTIITGFIMAVLTILFIDQILGLLGVNEKLYEYSKTYIMIYAIFFPIYVPKIFFEYATRTDGNAGYSLFLCVIGGVINIILDYLFIGVYGWGIAGAAWGTVLGLLFAFIAGFLYFLKPKILKLSKFKFNFKFIIESIYIGASNFVNQFSISIATLLFNNIALKYYGELGVAAISIIMYINFMVFSVMIGMSTGMQPVISYNFGSKNYDNIKRVINFAMIIGFTFAIISFLFTYFYNSLIINLFSKDDPALKNLVEHGFKFISFAYLFSGFNIINASTYAALKESLKSIIISINRSLVFIVMGLIIMTNLFEADGLWLTTAFAEFITFITSLLFMIKDVQNSKIFKNKQIIYSTKK